The genomic window GGTGGCACTTCCGGCGGGTCCGACGCCATGGAGGTGGGCAAGGCCGGCGAGCGCCTGCGGCGCGTGGAGGAGGTGGCTCCCGTCCGCGACACCTCGCCTTCCGCCACGGCTCCCGACCCCTTCGCCACGAAGACCACCAAGGCCGCCGCCCGGGGCGACAGCAAGGATGCCGCCAGCCAGGGCACCGGCACCACCGCGGCCAAGGGCAAGACCGCCACGCCCAATCCCGTGGCCGGCGCCGTGGGTTCGGGCAACGGCGCGGCCTTCGGCGCCGGCAGCGGCATCCCCGGCCTCAACCCCAGCGCCGGCGTGCAGGGGGGCGTGGGCCTCGTGGGCGGGGTGGATGGCAACTTCCCCTTCGTCTGGTATCTCCAGCAGGTCCAGGCCCGCATCACTTCCAACTGGAACCGGGTGTCGAGCACCCAGGGCCGTGTGCAGATCTACTTCCGCATCGCCCGGGACGGCAGCCTCGACCGGGTGCGCATCGAGGTGCCCAGCGGGAACGCCGCCATGGATGAAAGCGCCCGCATGGCCGTCCTCCGCGCCGCGCCGCTCCAGCGGCTGCCCGAGGGCTATGACGGCCAGTACCTCGGCGTGCGGTTCTGGTTCACCTACCTGGGAAATTGACCGGCTACACTCACACGATGCTCCCCCTCCTGCCCTTCGTGGCCGCCTACGCCCAGGTCCAGGCACCGCCCGCCTGCACGGTCGTCGTGGAACCCAGTGAGGTCCGCCCGGGCGAGTCGGTGCTCCTCCGCTGGACCTGCCCGCAGGTACCCCGGGTGCGCCTGGAACCGGGCGGCATGATCCTGCCGGGCGGTTCGCAGGTGACCCTCCGCCCCTCGTACACCACCACCTACCGTCTTTTCGATGGATCGCCGGGAGGCGCGGAACTGGGCCACGCGGAGGTGCGCGTCACCCCCGGGCTCCCACTGGGTGAAGCCGCCCGCATCTGCGCCTTTGATGCCAGCGCCAAAGCCGTGCTGCCGGGTGAGCCCGTGGTGCTGCGCTGGGAATGCGCGGGCAGCGCCAAGGTGCGCCTCGAACCCGGCGGCATGGAGCTGGACGGCAAGAGCGAAGTGACCGTCACGCCCCTGGAGAGTACGCGCTACACCATCACCGCCAACAACGCCGCTGGGGGCCAGAGCCGTACGGTGGAGGTGGCGGTGCTGGGGCACCAGGCCCTTGCCATCGCCAAAACCCCCACCGCCACGGTTTGCAGCTTCGATGCCAGCCGCACCATGGTGAAACCCGGCGAGCAGGTGGACCTGCGCTGGATCTGCCAGGGGGACGCCAAGGTGCGCCTGGAGCCCGGGGGTCTGGAGCTGGACGGCCAGTCCAGCATCGCCGTGGTCCCGGAGAAGACCACCGTCTACACCCTGAGCGTGAGCAACCTCATGGGCGGGTCCTCCCGCAGCGTCGAAGTCCGCGTGGAGGCGCCCCGCCGGGTGCTCACGGAAAAGGACCTGGCGGATCCGGAAGAGGCGATCAAGCCGCTGGACCGCATGGACCTGCCCGAAGCCCTGCACCGCGGCGCGGCGCTGCGCAGCGCCGCGCCAGCAGGTTCCTGGACCCTCCGGCTCGTGGTCTCCGGCCATGCGCCGGGCCTCAAACAGGTCGCCCGGGCCGCAGGCCCCAAGGCGCCGGAGGTCATCGTGCTGCCCTATGTCCGCCCGGATGGCTTCCGCTGGTGGCAGGCCTGCTACGGCGTCTTCCCCACCCGCGCCGCCGCCCAGAAGGCCTGGCACGGCGCCCCGGCCGCCCTGAAGAAGGCGTTCCGGGATGCCCTGCCGCTGCGCCTCCAGAAGCTTCCGGGAGTTCCGGAGGCGGCAGCAGAATCGGGAGCGCCTTAGAGCCGCACGCCCAGCGTGATCCGCACATCCCGGCTCGGCCGGACCTGCGCCAGGTAGGCCTCACTCATCCGCCAGTCGTTCGGTCCTGGATTCACGGCGGGGATCGACGAGCCGAAGCCCGTTCCCAGGGAGATCTTCTGGAAGGACCGGAAGCCTCCCTGGTCCTGGGTGAGCGTGTAGCTGACGGCGACGAGCATGTCCCGGTAGTTGTGGCTGACGGAGTACTGGTCGTAGGTGAAGGTGCCGTTGACCTGGGTCTGGCGCCGCCCCGTGATGCTCATGTCGTGGGAGCGCGATCCCAGGCTCAGGCCGACCTCACCGACGGGCAGCTGCCGGGTCACGGTCACGCCCAGCAGCGTGGACTTGTAGTCCGCAGAGCCGTTGTAGGTCTCGCGGAGGGTGGAGCCGACCGCGTAGTTCTCACCGGAATGGTAGAGCGATGGGTGGGACAACCCTTCCGAATACTGGCCTTGGAGCCACAGCCCCCAGAGGCCGCGGCGGGCCACCTGATAGCCCACATGCACACCGCCCTGGTACCACAGGCCCGTGAACCGGCTGGTGACCACCGTGTAGGGCATCACGGGGAAGTTCCCGTTGCTGCTGATGGTCCCCTTCGATTCCTGCCCGATGGCAAAGGAGCCGCCCAGCTCCCATTCCCCGGCCTGGGCGCTGATGCCCACGCAAACCAGCGGCATGAGGACCCTCAACAGCCGCCGCACCTTGATTTCCATAATCCCATCCTGATCGAAGCGGGCCTGGGCGCAGGGATACCCGGGCATCCGAGGAGCCGTCTGCGCCGAAACAGCGCCTGCGGCGGACATACCGACCCCACCAGATGGCTCCACGGGAAGTCCTGCCGGGCGGCCGAAGGAAAAGCTCCCTAGACTCTGTCCGGTCGCCCGGAGCCGGTCAACCCTGCCTTCCCGGGCCGGCCCGCGGTCAGCCCCGGGTGACCTCGATCTCGAAGGCCTCACCGCTCATGTTTGCGTCCAGGGTGTCCACGATGAAGTAGAGGGTGCGGGTCTCACGGCTGGGGTTCTGGTAGGTGGCCTGGGGTTCGCCGGAATGGATCCGGTTCTGGAGCAGGCCCTGTTCATCGCGGCCCCACGCGTTCACGGCCAGGACCCGGAACCAGGCCTTCCGGCCTTCCACCACATGGACCTTCACCTTCCCGCCCGCGGGCACCTCGATGGCATAGGCCCGCCATCCGCTGACATCCGGAATCTTGTCCTTCACTCGGACACTGCCCGCCGGAAGCTGGAGGGCGGAGAGGGAAGGCCCCCGGCGGGCGGACCGGCGTGCCTCGCCCAGGAGGCTGGAGTCCGCCCCGGCATCCGGCACCTGGGGCGTCATGGGCCCCCGCGGGGCCTGGGGAAGGTCCTTGGCCTCCACCACGGGGAGGGGGGCCGAGACCTGAATCAGCAAGGCAGGAATCAGCAGCATGGAAGGAATCATGGGCACCTCCGCTCATCAGATGCCGCCAAGGGGGAGCAAGGTTCGGGAGGGCGGAGCTCCGCCATGGAACCGATTCGCCTCAGAGCTTCCCTAGCAGGTCCTCGGCCACGCGCGCCGCGGCGCCAGGTTCGCCGAGATGCCCCCGCACTTCCCCCAGCTCGGCTCGAAGGCGCCGGGCCGTCTCGGGCTCCAGCAGCCGGGCCAGCTCCCGGCCGAGCCGCTCGGGATTGACCTCGTCCTGCAGCAGTTCCCGGGCCACCTCGCGCCGCGCCACCACATTGGCCAGACCGAAGTGGGGGACCTTCACGATGCGCCGGGCCATCTGGTAGGTGAGCGCGTTCAGCTTGTAGACGATGGCGAAGGGGGTGCCCAGCAGGGCGGTCTCCAGGGTGGCGGTACCCGAGGCCACCAGGGCCGCATCCGCATGGGCCCGGGCCGCGTAGGTGCGGCCCTCCACCAGCGTCACGGGGGCGGCCTTCAGGTGGGCCCGCACGAAGGCCGGATCCAGGGTGGGGGCCACGGGGAGCACCCACTGCACCTCGGGCCGGGCGGTCCGCCACTGCTCCGCCAGCTCGGCCATGGGCGGCAGCAGATGCTGGATCTCGCCCGTGCGACTGCCCGGCAGCAGCGCCACCAGGGGCCGGGCCGGGTCGAGGCCCGCTTCCGCAAAGAAGGTGGCGCGGTCGCACTCGGGCTTCACCACCTCCACCAGGGGGTGCCCCACGAAGCAGGCCTCCACCGGATAGCCCCTGAACAGCTCCGGCTCGAAATCGAAGAGGCAGTAGAGCGTATCCAGGGTACGACCCAGCTCCGGGATGCGGCCCTTCTTCCAGGCCCACACCTGGGGGCACACATACTGGTGCAGCTTCACGCCGGGCAGCTGCCTGCGCAGGGCCTTGGCCAGCCGCAGGTTGAAGCCGGGGTAGTCGATGAGCAGCGCCCCGGCGATGCCCTCTTCCGCCGCGGCAGCCAGGATCTGCTTGAAGAGCCGGTTCAGGCGCGGCAGGTGCTTGATCACCTCCACGAAGCCCACCACGGCCAGGTCCTTCACATCCGCCAGCTTGCGATCCAGGAAGGGGGTCATGCGCGGGCCGCCCACGCCGATGATCCGCAGGTCCGGGCGCCGGGCCTTCAATTCGCGGAGCAGCTCCGCGCCGTGCAGATCGCCGGAGTCCTCTCCGGCGATGACCAGCAGGGTCTGCGTCATGAATGGCCCCCCACGCCATCGCCATCCGGCCCCGGCAGGAGGTGCCTGCCGAATACCACGCTGTCGTCCGGCACCACCGGCCGGCCCAGGGCCGTGGCGGGCATCTCCGCAGGGAACAGCACGGGCGGATGGGCCGCCTCCAGCACCGCCGCCTGGGTCTGGAAGACGCCAGGATCCACCGCAGGCAGGGCCATGTCCCAACGGTAGCCGAGCCGCTGCAGCGGGCGCAGGTCCGAACCGGGCCCGCAGACGCCGCACCAGAGGCGGTCCGCCAGCAGCTCGGCATCGGTGGTGCCCGGATGCCAGCAGAAACCCACCGCCTCGGCCCGGGCCTGCCGCAGCAGGTCCACCAGCGCGGCCTCGGCGCCTGCCTCGATCTTCAGGGCCAGCTTCGGTCCCCGCCCGGAGGTGGCCTCCAGGAGGGATTCCAGGTGGCCGAGGATCCGGAAGCCCGCCTCGCGGGTCTCCGGTCGGCTCACGGGAAGGGCGAGGAAATCCGGGCCCAGGCCATGACGCAGCACCTCCAGGGCCTCCTCCACCGGGGACCGGCCCGGCAGATGCACGACATGCACGGCAGCCCCCCGGCGCACGGCCGGGGCCCACGCTGCGTGGAGGGCGCCGTCCCAATCCAGGGCCACCGGCCCCATGGGAACCCAGCGCGCGGGATCAAGGCTGGACGAAATCAGGGGCACGAACCGCATGGGTTTATCATGGAGCAACGGAGGCGCCATGGGCCGCATTTTCACCTTGGATGAAGCGCGGGCCCTGATGCCCCAGGTGAAGGCCATCACAGAACCTGTCTACACACTGGCTGCGAGTCTGGCCGAGGAATTGAGCCAGGCGGAGGACGCCAAGGACGAGGCACGGTCCGAGGCCCTGCGCGAGCGGCTCCAGGTCCTCGTGCAAAGCTGGCAGCAGAGCATGCAGGACCTCGAGGCCGAAGTGAAGGGCCTCTGGCTGGTCGATTTCGATTCCGGCGACGGCTACTGGTGCTGGGCCTACCCCGAAGAAGCCCTCGACCACTGGCACAGCTATGAAGGCGGCTTCCGCTCCCGCGTGCCCGTGGATCAGCGGCCGGGCGTGCAGGCCTAGCCCGATGCCGAGGCCGAAGCCTGCGAAGCGTCTCGAGCCGCCCGCGCCGACGCGGGACTTCCGCGCCGCGGTCCTGGCCGTGGTGGCGCAGATTCCGGAGGGGCACCTCGCCTCCTACGGCCAGGTGGCGCTGCTGGCGGGTTTCCCCCAGCGCCCGCGCCAGGTGGGCATGGTGCTGTCGGGCCTTCCGGAAAACACGGACCTGCCCTGGCACCGCGTGGTGAACACCCGGGGCTATGTCCCCAGCCGGGGCCGCTGGTGGGGGGCCTTCGAGCAAATCGGGCGCCTGCGCGACGAAGGCATCGAAGTCGATGACCAAGGCAACCTCGACCTCGAGGCCCATCGGTGGAGCGGCGAGCCTCCGCCCCCCAGACGCTCCAGGCGAAGCGCCACGGCCGCACCGGCCGCCGGAAAGGCCGCCCGACCAATCCCGAGGACCCGGAAGAAGGGGTGAGGCCCACCCCCCCGCCTTTCACGAAGGTTCCTTTCCGCCCACCCTGCCGGGGCCGAGATCGCTCAGGTACACTGGTGTCTGCGGAGGGGCCATGAAGGTTCGCGTGTCGGTGCAGTTGAAGCCCGGAATCCTGGATCCCCAGGGCAAGGCGGTGGAGCAGGGCCTGCATGGCTTCGGCTTCGCGGTGGACCATGTGCGCATCGGCCGCCTCATCGAGATGGAGGTCCCGGGCACGGATCCCGCCGAGGTGAAGGCCAAGGCCCTGGCCATGTGCGACAAGCTGCTGGTCAACCCGGTGATGGAGAAAGCCTCCATCGAGGTGGTCTGATGCGGGTGGCAGTGCCGATCTTTCCCGGGTCCAACTGCGACCACGACGCGCTTCACGCCTGCGGCACGGTCATGGGCTGGGACACCCTTCCCGTCTGGCACCAGGAGACGCGCCTGCCGGAACATACCGAACTGGTCTTCGTGCCCGGCGGCTTCAGCTACGGCGACTACCTGCGCTGCGGCGCCATCGCGGCCCTGGCCCCCATCATGGCGGATGTGAAGCGCCACGCGGACAACGGCGGCCTGGTGCTGGGCGTGTGCAACGGCTTCCAGATCCTCTGCGAGGCCCAGCTGCTGCCCGGCGCCCTGCTGCGCAACGAATCCCTGCGGTTCATCCATGCGGATGTGCACCTGCGCGTGGAGCGGGCCGACCTGCCCTTCACCCGCGCCATGAAGGCCGGCGAGGTCTTCCGCGTGCCCATCGCCCATGCCGAGGGCAACTTCACGCTGGATCCCGCGGATCTGGCGGACCTGGAGGCCCGGGGCGGCGTCGCCTTCCGGTACTGCTCCGCCCAGGGCGAGATCGGCGAGACCCATGTGCCCAACGGCGCCATGAACGGCATCGCCGGCATCGTGAATGTCCGCGGGAATGTGCTGGGCATGATGCCCCACCCCGAGCGGGCCGTGGATCCGAAGCTGGGCCCCACTGGCGGCCTGGGTGTGTTCCGAAGCCTCGAAACGGCCTTCGCCAAGGCCTGAGTCAAGGCCTGAGCCAGATGGGATCGACCCTCGGGGCCCGGAAAAGGCCCTTGGCAGAGCCTTGTGAAAATTCCATGCCCAACAAAATCTTTTCCTGTCATCCTTCCTGGGACGCCCCGGTGGGCATGTCTTTTTATTCCTGAGCCATGAGCGAAACTGAAACCAAAAACCTTCAGACCTACACCAGCGGCCCCCTTCGCCTGGCCGTTCTCAAGCGCGACCCGGTGCCCGCCAAGCTGCTGCCGGCGCGGGAAGCCTGGACGCTGTTGCAGCCCACCCATGCGGTGCGCGTCTGCACCAGCGAAGACCGCGAAGAGGGGGTGATCCGTTCCGGCGACCTGGCCCTCCTGCTCCCGGGGTTCGGTCACACGCTGAAGCGTCACCACGCCAATGCGCCCTTCGGCTTCACGGCCCTGTTCCTGGAAGGCCCCTTCCCGGAGCCCCTGCTCTCCTCGCTGCAGAACCCGCCGCGGAAATGGCAGGAATCCAGCTTCGCCGTGCTGCGGAGCCTCAGCCTCAAGCAGCTGTTCAGCATCTTCACGCAGGAACTGGCCAACCCCGACGGCGTGCAGCTCATGACCCGCGAGCTGTTCCTCATCCTGCTGGGTGCCGAGCTCTCCCGCCTGACGGAAAAAGAGGACCGGGGCCGCTTCCCCTACCGCCTGAACCGCTCGACCCTGCAGCTGGTGCTGGACCACATGGAAGTCCACATCGGCGCGAAGAACAGCGTGCCTGAGCTGGCCACCATGGCCCGCTGCACGCCGGACCACTTCATCCGCCTCTTCCGCGAGGCCACCAGCACCACGCCCCACCAGTACCTCATCGAGCGCCGTCTCCAGCGCGCCGTCACCCTGCTGGCCAACGGCGAGCGTCCCAGCGATGTGGCGAAGATCCTCGGTTTCTACGATGCCAGCGCCTTCACCCGCGCCTTCAAGCGCCGCTTCGGCGTGCCCCCCAGCGAATACGCGCAGGAAGCCTACGACCGGCAGTTCCCGAAGAAGTAGGCCGTCAGGAGCCCACTCTGGAGGGTCCATGCAAAAGCCCGGCTTCGCCGGGCTGAGCGAGGGGGTCCGGGGGTATGCGCGTAGCGCGGAACCCCCGGAATTTATTGAGCGGCCTTCTCGGTCACGGCCTTGGCCTTGGTGGCGCCCTTTTCGGCGCCCTTCCGGGTCTTGCCCTTGGCTTTGTCCGTACCGGCCTTGGCGGCGCCTTCGCCCTTGGCGGTGGCGGCCTTCACCTGGTCGCCGGCCACGGGGACGGCCCCGGCCTTGGCATCGACCTTGGCTTTCGCATCGGAGGCCTTCTTGTCGGCCTTGGCCTTGGACTGATCGGCCTTTTCATCCGCCTTGGCCTTCCCCTTGTCGACGGTCGCATCCGCCTGTTTCTTGAGGTCATCCTTGCTGGGAATCTGCGCTGAGAGCGCCAGCGCGGCGCCCAGCATCACGGGAAGAAGAAGCTTCATCGGAACCTCCACTGAAGACTGAAAACGAGAGATTGAAGACGGCCCCTCAGGGCTTGCACACCTTGCAGGCCTTGTAGCCGGCCTTGTCGGCCTCGGCTGCCGAAGCGAAGGAGGTCCGGTTGGCATCCTTCATCTTCGCGGCGACCTTGCAGTCGGCCCGGTGGTAGGTCTTGGAGTCCTTGTTGGCGATGATGGCCGTCGAGGCGGCCACGGCCTTGGCTGGAGCAGCCTTGGCAGCCGCGGCGGGCGCGGGTTTGGCCGGCGCGGGCGCCGGGGCCGCGGCGGGGGCCGGAGCGGGCTTCGCCGCGGCCGGAGCAGGTTTGGCAGGGGTGGCAGCGGTCGCGGGAGCAGCCTTCGCAGCCGCGGCCTCGACCTTCTTGGCCTTCTTCTCAGCCTTCTTCTCGGCAGCGGTCTTGGGTGCGGTGGGCTTGGGTTCCTGGGCGGTGGCCACCACGGAGGCAGCCAGGAAGAGGGCGATCAGGATGTGTTTCATGCGTTCTCCTTGGGAGGTGAGTCAGGGTGGGCCTCACCCTGGGGACTGTCAACGGGGGACGGCGCAGGAGACCGGGAAGCGGGGCGGGCGCCGGGCGCGCGTGGCCTGCTCGAAACCGAAGGCCAGCTTCAGCAGCGGGCCCTCCTGCCAAGGCCCGCTCACGAACGAGAGGCCCAGGGGCATCCCGAAGGCGTACCCGGCGGGAACCGTGATGTGGGGACAGCCCGCCACGGCCGCCGGGCTGGAGAAGCTGAGGCTGGAGCTGTCGCCGTTCAGGTGGTCGATGAGCCAGGCCGGGCCTCCGGTGGGCCCCACCAGGGCATGCAGCTGGTGCTTCTCCAGCAGGCTGGTGATGTCCCGCCGCGCCTGGGCGCAGGTCTCCAGGGCCTTGAGGTAGGCGGGGTCCGTCAACGGCCCCTTGGCCTGGGCCAGCTTCAGGATCTCCTGGCCGAAGAAGGGCATCTCCCGCCCCTTCTCCCGCTCGTCGAAGGCCATGAGCCCTTCCAGGTTCCTCACGGCCCCGCCCCTTCCGGCCAGGTAGGCCTCCAGGTCCGCCTTGAACTCGTAGAGCAGCACCTCGAACTCCGCATCGTCATAGGCCGAGGACTTCAGCTCCACATCCACCAGGGTGGCGCCCTGCGCCGTGAGCGCCTCCAGGGCGGGTCGGATCACCGCATCCACATGGGCATGGACGCCCAGGAGGTTCTTCACCACGCCGAGGCGCGCGCCCTTCAGGCCATCCGCCACGAGGAAGCGGGTGTAGTCGGCCTCCCGCCGGGCGTCCGCTTCACGGGTGGCGGCGTCCCGGGGGTCGCTGCCGGCCAGGACAGTCAGCAGGACCGCCGCGTCGCGCACCGTGCGCGTCATGGGGCCAGCCGTGTCCTGGGTGTG from Geothrix sp. includes these protein-coding regions:
- the lpxB gene encoding lipid-A-disaccharide synthase; its protein translation is MTQTLLVIAGEDSGDLHGAELLRELKARRPDLRIIGVGGPRMTPFLDRKLADVKDLAVVGFVEVIKHLPRLNRLFKQILAAAAEEGIAGALLIDYPGFNLRLAKALRRQLPGVKLHQYVCPQVWAWKKGRIPELGRTLDTLYCLFDFEPELFRGYPVEACFVGHPLVEVVKPECDRATFFAEAGLDPARPLVALLPGSRTGEIQHLLPPMAELAEQWRTARPEVQWVLPVAPTLDPAFVRAHLKAAPVTLVEGRTYAARAHADAALVASGTATLETALLGTPFAIVYKLNALTYQMARRIVKVPHFGLANVVARREVARELLQDEVNPERLGRELARLLEPETARRLRAELGEVRGHLGEPGAAARVAEDLLGKL
- a CDS encoding amidase, translating into MPREDDSLALDRRSFLGVGLATGAAALTGGDLKVAPVKGLVLEEATVAGLQAGLAEGHWTAADLVRKYQARIRALDQAGPKLNAVIELNPEALALARTLDAERKAGKLRGPLHGIPVLLKDNIDTADGMKTTAGSLALAEAPAPREDAFLVRKLREAGAVVLGKTNLSEWANFRSTRSSSGWSGRGGQTRNPYALDRSPSGSSSGSGSAVAASLCAVAVGTETDGSVVSPANANGVVGLKPTVGLVSRSGIIPISHTQDTAGPMTRTVRDAAVLLTVLAGSDPRDAATREADARREADYTRFLVADGLKGARLGVVKNLLGVHAHVDAVIRPALEALTAQGATLVDVELKSSAYDDAEFEVLLYEFKADLEAYLAGRGGAVRNLEGLMAFDEREKGREMPFFGQEILKLAQAKGPLTDPAYLKALETCAQARRDITSLLEKHQLHALVGPTGGPAWLIDHLNGDSSSLSFSSPAAVAGCPHITVPAGYAFGMPLGLSFVSGPWQEGPLLKLAFGFEQATRARRPPRFPVSCAVPR
- the purQ gene encoding phosphoribosylformylglycinamidine synthase subunit PurQ, translating into MRVAVPIFPGSNCDHDALHACGTVMGWDTLPVWHQETRLPEHTELVFVPGGFSYGDYLRCGAIAALAPIMADVKRHADNGGLVLGVCNGFQILCEAQLLPGALLRNESLRFIHADVHLRVERADLPFTRAMKAGEVFRVPIAHAEGNFTLDPADLADLEARGGVAFRYCSAQGEIGETHVPNGAMNGIAGIVNVRGNVLGMMPHPERAVDPKLGPTGGLGVFRSLETAFAKA
- a CDS encoding MGMT family protein; the encoded protein is MPRPKPAKRLEPPAPTRDFRAAVLAVVAQIPEGHLASYGQVALLAGFPQRPRQVGMVLSGLPENTDLPWHRVVNTRGYVPSRGRWWGAFEQIGRLRDEGIEVDDQGNLDLEAHRWSGEPPPPRRSRRSATAAPAAGKAARPIPRTRKKG
- a CDS encoding cell envelope integrity protein TolA; the encoded protein is MSQDLQAYLRSRSHLGELGWSSGLALSLALHLAVGVAFFWPRGGSSDQPEEAKVTWVNLPAAMGGTSGGSDAMEVGKAGERLRRVEEVAPVRDTSPSATAPDPFATKTTKAAARGDSKDAASQGTGTTAAKGKTATPNPVAGAVGSGNGAAFGAGSGIPGLNPSAGVQGGVGLVGGVDGNFPFVWYLQQVQARITSNWNRVSSTQGRVQIYFRIARDGSLDRVRIEVPSGNAAMDESARMAVLRAAPLQRLPEGYDGQYLGVRFWFTYLGN
- a CDS encoding AraC family transcriptional regulator translates to MSETETKNLQTYTSGPLRLAVLKRDPVPAKLLPAREAWTLLQPTHAVRVCTSEDREEGVIRSGDLALLLPGFGHTLKRHHANAPFGFTALFLEGPFPEPLLSSLQNPPRKWQESSFAVLRSLSLKQLFSIFTQELANPDGVQLMTRELFLILLGAELSRLTEKEDRGRFPYRLNRSTLQLVLDHMEVHIGAKNSVPELATMARCTPDHFIRLFREATSTTPHQYLIERRLQRAVTLLANGERPSDVAKILGFYDASAFTRAFKRRFGVPPSEYAQEAYDRQFPKK
- a CDS encoding Ada metal-binding domain-containing protein, with product MKHILIALFLAASVVATAQEPKPTAPKTAAEKKAEKKAKKVEAAAAKAAPATAATPAKPAPAAAKPAPAPAAAPAPAPAKPAPAAAAKAAPAKAVAASTAIIANKDSKTYHRADCKVAAKMKDANRTSFASAAEADKAGYKACKVCKP
- a CDS encoding DUF2203 domain-containing protein; translation: MGRIFTLDEARALMPQVKAITEPVYTLAASLAEELSQAEDAKDEARSEALRERLQVLVQSWQQSMQDLEAEVKGLWLVDFDSGDGYWCWAYPEEALDHWHSYEGGFRSRVPVDQRPGVQA
- the purS gene encoding phosphoribosylformylglycinamidine synthase subunit PurS, translating into MKVRVSVQLKPGILDPQGKAVEQGLHGFGFAVDHVRIGRLIEMEVPGTDPAEVKAKALAMCDKLLVNPVMEKASIEVV